A genome region from Nocardia sp. NBC_00565 includes the following:
- a CDS encoding cupin domain-containing protein, protein MSSDSESETTGVNRRAALGTGAAALGGAALGAGLVAATACADTVASQLPNTGEVVENLQNSSHLFHLTRADPQRFDGGTLQGAHEGSFPVLAGQNGSAYFVRLEPGGIREPHWHPSAWEVNYHISGTAKWTILGTHSDGSYRTEAFEAHPGDLVFAPQGFFHYFENARTDTPLEVLIVFNTSAAETNDDIGILAAMNSIPRSVLATVLNIPESALAGIPTEVKPVVVTKRH, encoded by the coding sequence ATGTCAAGCGATTCTGAATCCGAAACAACGGGAGTCAACCGGCGCGCGGCGCTCGGTACCGGCGCCGCCGCACTGGGTGGTGCCGCGCTGGGCGCGGGACTGGTTGCGGCTACAGCCTGCGCCGATACGGTGGCGAGTCAACTGCCGAACACCGGTGAGGTCGTCGAGAACCTCCAGAACTCCTCGCACCTGTTCCATCTCACCCGCGCGGATCCGCAACGCTTCGATGGCGGGACGCTCCAGGGTGCCCATGAGGGCAGCTTCCCGGTGCTGGCCGGGCAGAACGGATCGGCCTACTTCGTGCGTTTGGAGCCGGGCGGCATCCGCGAGCCGCACTGGCACCCCAGTGCCTGGGAGGTGAACTACCACATCTCCGGAACCGCGAAATGGACCATCCTCGGTACCCACTCCGACGGCAGCTACCGCACCGAGGCTTTCGAGGCGCACCCGGGCGATCTCGTGTTCGCGCCACAGGGCTTCTTCCACTACTTCGAAAACGCCCGCACCGACACACCCCTCGAGGTCCTCATCGTCTTCAACACCAGCGCCGCGGAGACCAACGACGACATCGGCATCCTCGCCGCGATGAACTCCATCCCACGCTCGGTGCTGGCCACCGTGCTCAACATCCCGGAGTCCGCCCTGGCGGGCATACCTACCGAGGTCAAACCGGTTGTGGTCACCAAACGGCACTGA